Below is a window of Variovorax sp. TBS-050B DNA.
GCGCTCGACCGGCCGGCCAGCGCCGACGAACTCGCGCACATGGCGGCGCTGCTCGACGGCTGCATGGCCGAGGGCGCGCACGGCATGTCCTCGGGCCTCTTCTACGAAGAAGCCTTTGCCGCGCCGGCCGAGGAAGTGACCACGCTCGCACGCGTGGTCGCGCGCCACGGCGGCGTGTACGCCACCCACCTGCGCAGCGAGATGCAGCAGATCATCGAAGCGCTGCACGAGGCCGGCGACTCGGCCTTCGCGGCCGGCGTGCCGCTGGTGATCTCGCACCACAAGTGCGCGGGCCCGGCGAACTGGGGCCGCACCCGGGAGACGCTGCCGCTGATCGAGACGCTCGCCAAGCGCCAGCAGATCGCGATGGACGTCTATCCCTACGTGGCCGGCTCGACCGTGCTGCGCGAGGACCTCGTCGACGGCGTGATCGACGTGCTGCTGACCTGGTCCGACCCGCACCCCGAGATGACCGGCCGCCTCGTGGCCGACATCGCGCGCGAATGGGGCGTGAGCGAGAAGGAGGCCTGCCTGCGCCTCAAGCCGGGCGGCGCCTGCTATTTCCAGATGCAGGAAGAGGACGTCGAACGCGTCATCGCGCATCCGCTCACCATGATCGGCAGCGACGGGCTGCCGCACGACCGCCATCCGCACCCGCGCCTGTGGGGCGCCTTCCCGCGCGTGTTCGCGCGCTACTGGCGCGAGCGCGGGCTCTTCACGCTCGAGCAGGCGGTGCACAAGATGACCGGCATGACCGCGCGCAACCTGCGCATCGCCGACCGCGGCCTGCTGCGCGCCGGTGCGATGGCCGACGTGGTGGTGTTCGACCCCGCCACCATCGCCGACACCGCCACCTACGACCGGCCGCACGGCCTGAGCCTGGGCATCGAGCGGGTGTTCGTGAACGGCGTGCTGGCCTACCGCGGCGGCACCGGCGACGAGGCGGCGACGATCGCGCGCGCGGGGCGCATGCTGACGCGCGCGGGCGCCTGACGCGCAGGACGGGCGCCGGGACCGGCACAGCCTGCCGCGGCTCAGGGCGCCGGACCGCGCAGCACCACCGGCGCCACCAGCATGTGCCGCAGCGCCAGCGCCCCGCATGCGCCCGCGAACAGCGCCAGCAGCAGTGCGAGCAGGGCGTCGGCGGCCGAGAAGGCGTCGGGCATGTCGGCCAGAAAGATCGTGCCGCTGTTGTAGGCCGCATGCAGCGCGATGCAGGGAATCAGCGAACGCGTGCGCTCGTAGAGCCAGCCGAGCACGGTGCCCAGCACGAGGCCGACCGCGAACTGGTAGATGTTCATGTGCGCCGCACCGAAGACCAGCGCCGAGCCGACGATCGCCTGCCATCGCCCGTAGCGGCGCAGAAACCCGCGCAGCACGATGCCGCGGAACAGCATCTCCTCGAGCAGCGGCGCCATCACGCAAACCGCGAGCGTGGCCGCGATGCTGCCGTCGGCCATGCGGCTGAACATCGATTCCTCCCAGGCCGAGAGCGGCGCCACCCGCACCAGCAGGTAGAGCACGGCGCTCATCAGCAGCATCAGCCCCGGCACCAGCAGCAGCGTGGGCGGCACCACGAGCACCAACGTGGCGCGCGCGGAGACCGGGGACTGGTGGAAGAGTTCGCGGTAGGTGAGCTGCTGCCAATGCATGACGCCGGCGAACACGCAGCCGTTGGCCAGCACCACCGCGAGCACGCCGAGCTGCATGTCGCCCAGGCCGAGCCAGCGGTTGGCATCGCGCAGCGCGGCGGCGATCAGGTATTCGCAGAGGAACAGCGCCACGAAGAGCAGAACCGCCTGCGTCGCGCTCGGAAATGCCTCGTTCGTGCGGGAGCGCATGGCGGGTCTCCGGTTACAGGACGAAAGGCACGAAGCGCTTGGTGCGCTGCATGTAGCGGCGGTACGCCTCGCCGAAGTGGGCGATGCATTCCTTCTCGTCGCGCAGCGCGGTCATCACGAGCAGCGCCGTGGCCGCGAGCACCAGCGCGAGCGTGAGCCAGGTGAACTGTTTCAGGAAGGCGCCCCAGGCCAGCAGCATCAGGGCCGTGTACATCGGATGGCGGATGTAGCGGAAGGCGCCCGTGCTCACGATCGAAGAGGTCTTCTCGAAGGCATAGAGCGCCGGGTCGTCGCTGCGCGCCTCGGTGGGCTTGCCCTGCGCCTTGAGCAGCCGCACCGCGTGGATCGGCAGCCAGATCGACAGCGCGAGCAGCACGCAGGAGAGCAGTTGCGTGAAGGAAAGCGGATCGACGTGCCACACCGGCAGGTTCAGCACGATCAATGCCAGCATGCATTCCCACGCGAAGAAGCGGTAGAAGCCATGCGAGCCCGGCTGGCGCAGCGGGCCGCGCGACACGTACGCCAGCGCTGCCGAACCGGCTACAAAGAGAAAGATCTGAAACCAGAAGAGCATGGCGGCCGAATTTACACGGACCGCCCGCCTTCAGCCAGAGATGGAGAATCCCCCGTCCACCGGAATGGCCGTGCCCGTGACGTAGTTGGAGGCGGCGCTCGCCAGGAACACCGCGGTGCCCGCGATGTCGGCCGGCTGGCCCCAGCGGCCGGCGGCGGTGCGGGCCACCACGCGGTCGTACAGCGTCGGGATCAGCGAGCGCGCGCCGTCGGTCAGCTCGGTCTCGAACCAGCCCGGCAGGATGGCGTTGACCTGGATGTTGTCGGGCGCCCACGAAAGCGCGGTCGACTTGGTGAGCTGCACGATGCCCGCCTTGCTCGCCGCATAGGCGGGCGCATAGGGCGCGCCGAAGATCGACATCATCGAGCCGATGTTGATGATCTTGCCGCCGCCCGCACGCTTCAGGTGCGGATGCGCGGCGCGGCTGCACAGGAAGGCGCTGGTCAGGTTGGTGTTCATGACCTGGTGCCATTCGTCCAGCGAGAGCTGGTCGACCGGCTTGCGCACCGTGGTGCCGGCGTTGTTGAGCAGGATGTCGAGCCGGCCGCAGCGCGCCGCGGCTTCGTCGACCGCCTTCTGCACCGAGGCTTCGTCGGCCACGTCGACTTCGAGCGCGAAGCTGTCGCTGCCCAGCGCGCGCAGCGCCTCGACCGCGGCGGCCGACTTGGCCGCATTGCGCGCGGCGATCACGACCCGCGCGCCGGCTTTTGCAAGACCCTGGGCCATGCCGAGGCCGATGCCGCCGTTGCCGCCGGTGACGAGCGCTGTTTTTCCCGTGAGATCGAACATCAGGTGGTGGTTTCCGGTTTCTTGGCGACGAGGGTCAGGATATCGTAGCTGGCGACCAGCTCGCCGTCCTGGTTCGTCACCTCCACGTCCCATGCCACCACGCCCTGGCCCTGGCC
It encodes the following:
- a CDS encoding D-aminoacylase — translated: MSEPQAVLLEAGLVVDGTGGPSWPGDLLLQGDRILALGEGLRGRLPAGLAPAAVEIVDCRGKVIAPGFIDAHTHDDAIVLRDPLCLPKLSQGITTVVTGNCGISLAPYRTPRSLPPLTLLGADSFRHASMAAYRAAVDAARPALNVAALVGHTTLRFAAMQALDRPASADELAHMAALLDGCMAEGAHGMSSGLFYEEAFAAPAEEVTTLARVVARHGGVYATHLRSEMQQIIEALHEAGDSAFAAGVPLVISHHKCAGPANWGRTRETLPLIETLAKRQQIAMDVYPYVAGSTVLREDLVDGVIDVLLTWSDPHPEMTGRLVADIAREWGVSEKEACLRLKPGGACYFQMQEEDVERVIAHPLTMIGSDGLPHDRHPHPRLWGAFPRVFARYWRERGLFTLEQAVHKMTGMTARNLRIADRGLLRAGAMADVVVFDPATIADTATYDRPHGLSLGIERVFVNGVLAYRGGTGDEAATIARAGRMLTRAGA
- a CDS encoding CPBP family intramembrane metalloprotease, translating into MRSRTNEAFPSATQAVLLFVALFLCEYLIAAALRDANRWLGLGDMQLGVLAVVLANGCVFAGVMHWQQLTYRELFHQSPVSARATLVLVVPPTLLLVPGLMLLMSAVLYLLVRVAPLSAWEESMFSRMADGSIAATLAVCVMAPLLEEMLFRGIVLRGFLRRYGRWQAIVGSALVFGAAHMNIYQFAVGLVLGTVLGWLYERTRSLIPCIALHAAYNSGTIFLADMPDAFSAADALLALLLALFAGACGALALRHMLVAPVVLRGPAP
- a CDS encoding isoprenylcysteine carboxylmethyltransferase family protein: MLFWFQIFLFVAGSAALAYVSRGPLRQPGSHGFYRFFAWECMLALIVLNLPVWHVDPLSFTQLLSCVLLALSIWLPIHAVRLLKAQGKPTEARSDDPALYAFEKTSSIVSTGAFRYIRHPMYTALMLLAWGAFLKQFTWLTLALVLAATALLVMTALRDEKECIAHFGEAYRRYMQRTKRFVPFVL
- a CDS encoding glucose 1-dehydrogenase — protein: MFDLTGKTALVTGGNGGIGLGMAQGLAKAGARVVIAARNAAKSAAAVEALRALGSDSFALEVDVADEASVQKAVDEAAARCGRLDILLNNAGTTVRKPVDQLSLDEWHQVMNTNLTSAFLCSRAAHPHLKRAGGGKIINIGSMMSIFGAPYAPAYAASKAGIVQLTKSTALSWAPDNIQVNAILPGWFETELTDGARSLIPTLYDRVVARTAAGRWGQPADIAGTAVFLASAASNYVTGTAIPVDGGFSISG